Proteins encoded together in one Riemerella anatipestifer window:
- the alaS gene encoding alanine--tRNA ligase, which translates to MTSQQIRQAFLDFFKSKEHLIVPSAPIVLKDDPTLMFSNSGMTQFKDYFLGYKTPKAPRIADTQKCLRVSGKHNDLDDVGRDTYHHTMFEMLGNWSFGNYFKREAIAFAWELLTEVYKIPKENLYVTIFEGDATENLERDQEAYNCWKSYIAEDRILNGNKKDNFWEMGESGPCGPCSEIHIDLRSEEEKSKVSGKDLVNQDHPQVIEVWNLVFMEFNRKADGSLEKLPAQHVDTGMGFERLCMALQGKTSNYDTDVFTPLIAKVEQLSHKKYEGLLDNEKDIAIRVVVDHIRAVSFAIADGQLPSNTGAGYVIRRILRRAISYSYRFLDMKEAFLYELVAVLKNQMGAFFPEIEKQEKLVTEVIKEEENSFLKTIEHGLVRLENIIQETLKKGEKTLPGAEVFELYDTYGFPADLSRIIAEEKGLTVDEKGFDEEMEKQKQRSKKSSAQKVYDWVTLKDETESFVGYDQLEHKVFITKYRKLENKDGVFYQVVFNQTPFYAEGGGQVGDKGYIESEEGQFEVLDTKKENNLNISLIKDLPQAPEKEFTAVVDSRLRRNTQANHSATHLLHEALREVLGTHVEQKGSFVGADYLRFDFSHFSKMSDEEIALVEEKVNAKIKENISLQEYRNIPIQEALDKGAMALFGEKYGDNVRMIQFGSSKELCGGTHAKSTSEIGLFKIVSESSTAAGIRRIEAISSEKANAYFKELEEQMVQLSLVLKTKDVQKSVEKLLEENQKLKSELETIKKELAKNETADWKNQFVSKEGKNLLVKMTSLDAASVKDIVFQLKKEVPTSVIVILSDANDKPMISVGVSDDLGDSYNAGAIVKELAKEIQGGGGGNPGFATAGGKNLEGLPKAYEKAQSL; encoded by the coding sequence ATGACTTCACAGCAGATAAGACAGGCTTTTTTAGATTTTTTTAAAAGTAAAGAACACCTTATAGTGCCTTCCGCACCAATAGTATTGAAAGACGACCCTACACTGATGTTTTCTAACTCGGGAATGACACAGTTTAAGGATTACTTTTTAGGCTACAAAACACCTAAAGCTCCTAGAATTGCAGATACACAGAAATGTTTGCGTGTGTCTGGGAAACATAACGACTTAGACGATGTGGGGAGAGATACCTACCACCATACAATGTTTGAGATGCTAGGCAACTGGTCTTTTGGAAACTACTTTAAAAGGGAGGCAATTGCTTTTGCGTGGGAATTACTTACAGAGGTTTATAAAATCCCAAAGGAGAATTTATATGTTACCATTTTTGAAGGTGATGCTACCGAAAATCTAGAGAGAGACCAAGAGGCATACAACTGCTGGAAGTCTTACATTGCTGAAGATAGAATTCTTAACGGAAATAAAAAGGATAACTTCTGGGAAATGGGCGAATCTGGACCTTGTGGACCTTGCTCGGAAATTCATATTGATTTAAGAAGCGAGGAGGAAAAGTCCAAAGTTTCAGGTAAAGATTTGGTAAACCAAGACCACCCGCAGGTTATAGAAGTATGGAATCTTGTATTTATGGAGTTTAACCGCAAAGCTGATGGTAGCTTAGAGAAACTTCCTGCTCAACATGTGGATACAGGTATGGGCTTCGAAAGGTTATGTATGGCACTACAAGGTAAAACTTCTAATTATGATACAGATGTCTTCACGCCTTTGATTGCTAAGGTAGAGCAACTTTCGCATAAAAAGTACGAAGGCTTATTAGATAATGAGAAAGATATTGCAATAAGAGTAGTGGTAGACCATATCCGTGCGGTGTCTTTTGCCATTGCTGACGGTCAGTTACCATCTAACACGGGGGCAGGTTATGTTATCAGAAGAATTTTACGCCGTGCCATTTCTTACTCGTACCGTTTCTTAGATATGAAAGAGGCGTTCTTGTACGAACTTGTAGCGGTGCTTAAAAATCAGATGGGGGCATTTTTCCCAGAGATAGAAAAGCAAGAGAAATTGGTTACAGAGGTGATTAAGGAGGAGGAAAACTCATTCCTTAAAACCATAGAGCACGGCTTAGTAAGGTTAGAAAATATTATTCAAGAAACGCTTAAAAAAGGTGAAAAGACTTTACCTGGAGCAGAAGTTTTTGAGTTGTATGATACTTATGGTTTTCCTGCAGATTTGTCTAGGATTATAGCAGAGGAAAAAGGGCTTACCGTGGACGAAAAGGGTTTTGATGAGGAGATGGAGAAACAAAAACAGCGTTCTAAAAAGTCTTCGGCTCAGAAAGTCTATGATTGGGTTACTTTAAAAGACGAAACGGAGTCTTTTGTAGGTTATGACCAGTTAGAACATAAGGTGTTCATCACGAAATACCGAAAATTAGAAAATAAAGACGGTGTATTCTACCAAGTAGTGTTTAACCAAACCCCTTTCTATGCAGAAGGTGGGGGACAAGTAGGAGATAAAGGTTATATAGAAAGCGAGGAAGGTCAGTTTGAAGTACTAGACACCAAAAAGGAGAATAACCTTAATATTTCTCTTATTAAAGATTTGCCACAGGCTCCAGAGAAAGAGTTTACAGCGGTTGTGGATAGCAGGTTGCGTAGAAATACACAAGCTAACCACTCTGCAACACACCTTTTACACGAGGCTCTAAGAGAAGTTCTAGGAACTCATGTGGAGCAGAAAGGTTCTTTCGTGGGAGCAGATTATTTAAGATTTGACTTCTCTCACTTTAGTAAAATGTCTGATGAGGAGATTGCTTTAGTGGAAGAAAAAGTAAACGCTAAAATTAAAGAGAATATTAGCTTACAAGAGTACAGAAATATCCCAATACAGGAAGCTCTAGATAAAGGAGCAATGGCTCTTTTTGGAGAAAAGTATGGGGATAATGTTAGAATGATTCAGTTCGGAAGTTCTAAAGAATTGTGTGGTGGTACTCACGCTAAATCTACAAGTGAGATAGGTTTGTTCAAAATTGTTTCCGAAAGTTCTACTGCGGCAGGTATTCGTAGGATAGAGGCCATCTCTTCCGAAAAAGCGAATGCTTATTTTAAAGAGTTGGAGGAACAAATGGTTCAACTGTCTCTTGTATTAAAAACTAAAGATGTTCAGAAATCAGTAGAGAAGTTGTTGGAGGAAAATCAGAAGTTGAAATCAGAATTAGAAACTATCAAAAAAGAGTTAGCCAAAAATGAAACGGCAGATTGGAAAAATCAGTTTGTTTCCAAGGAAGGTAAGAATCTATTAGTGAAAATGACTTCTCTAGATGCAGCATCGGTTAAAGATATTGTGTTTCAGCTTAAAAAAGAGGTGCCGACTTCGGTAATAGTTATCCTTTCCGATGCTAACGATAAGCCTATGATAAGCGTAGGTGTTTCTGACGATTTAGGCGATAGCTATAATGCTGGAGCTATAGTGAAAGAGTTGGCTAAAGAAATACAAGGCGGTGGTGGTGGTAACCCAGGATTTGCTACAGCAGGTGGTAAAAATCTAGAAGGTTTACCAAAGGCTTACGAAAAAGCTCAAAGTTTATAA
- a CDS encoding peptidylprolyl isomerase, with the protein MNYKHKITFLLSFFITLLSFNAHAQLKPGDLVDGIAAVVGNEIVLESDIEQQENYARQQGAQTANRCEFLEKVLSNKLLIYEAKKDTLIENHSEAIKQQAEAKYNELLAQFPSEKELLAAYKFRNSFEMKSAIEQIDTDQYYGQAKYQRITSGVNITPNEVTDFYNTYKGQLPMVKDEISLAKITLYPKLTKEHQQKLIDKLNQIKKDIEGGESFEKMARIYSEDPGSAATGGLYKNIAKGAMVKAFEAAALNLQEGELSKPIESEFGYHLIQLIKKSGKFYDARHILLKAEPNTEEIAAAKKELNEIRKQIEDGKITFKEAAYKYSDDKATKFNAGVISTPGGSDRLEKLHLPANYSYQIVGLKVGDITEAFEDVADRDKKVVSIVKVLEEIPAHSLDLTSDYERIKNYALEQKKGKVMEKWIVEKLPDTFISIDGRYKSCQFDVDWNKQALIK; encoded by the coding sequence ATGAACTATAAACATAAAATTACCTTCCTACTGAGTTTTTTTATCACATTACTTTCGTTTAACGCTCATGCACAGCTTAAACCTGGGGACTTAGTGGACGGAATAGCCGCAGTAGTAGGCAACGAAATAGTTTTAGAATCAGATATAGAACAGCAAGAGAATTACGCTCGTCAGCAAGGGGCACAAACGGCTAATAGATGTGAGTTCTTGGAAAAAGTATTAAGCAATAAGTTACTCATCTACGAAGCAAAGAAAGACACCTTAATAGAAAATCATTCTGAAGCTATTAAGCAACAGGCAGAAGCCAAGTATAACGAACTTTTAGCACAATTCCCATCAGAAAAGGAGCTTCTAGCCGCTTACAAATTCAGAAATTCATTTGAGATGAAATCTGCAATAGAGCAAATCGATACTGACCAATATTACGGACAAGCTAAATATCAAAGAATTACTAGCGGTGTTAACATTACACCAAACGAAGTTACCGACTTCTACAATACCTATAAGGGACAACTTCCTATGGTGAAAGACGAAATTTCGTTAGCAAAGATTACCCTTTATCCTAAATTAACAAAGGAGCATCAGCAAAAATTAATTGATAAACTTAACCAAATCAAGAAAGACATAGAAGGCGGTGAAAGTTTTGAAAAAATGGCAAGGATATATTCCGAAGACCCAGGGTCTGCTGCTACTGGAGGACTATACAAAAACATCGCAAAGGGAGCTATGGTAAAAGCTTTTGAAGCTGCTGCCCTCAATTTACAGGAAGGCGAACTTTCTAAACCTATAGAATCTGAGTTTGGATATCATCTTATACAGCTTATTAAGAAAAGTGGTAAATTCTACGATGCTAGACATATACTACTAAAAGCAGAACCTAACACGGAAGAAATAGCTGCAGCTAAGAAAGAACTAAATGAAATAAGAAAGCAAATAGAAGACGGTAAAATTACCTTTAAAGAAGCGGCTTACAAATACTCTGATGACAAAGCTACCAAATTTAACGCTGGAGTTATTTCTACACCTGGAGGTTCTGACAGACTAGAAAAACTGCACCTTCCTGCAAATTACAGCTACCAGATTGTGGGATTAAAGGTAGGAGACATTACAGAGGCGTTTGAAGATGTAGCAGATAGAGATAAAAAAGTGGTAAGCATCGTTAAAGTTTTAGAGGAAATTCCTGCACACTCACTTGACTTAACTTCTGACTATGAGAGAATCAAGAACTACGCTCTAGAACAAAAAAAGGGTAAAGTTATGGAGAAATGGATTGTTGAAAAACTACCAGATACTTTTATATCTATTGATGGGCGTTACAAATCTTGTCAGTTTGATGTAGATTGGAACAAACAAGCTCTTATCAAATAA
- the mutY gene encoding A/G-specific adenine glycosylase, which translates to MKINKQNPDFLNIGFRILQWYKQNARDLPWRATTNPYNIWICEIILQQTQVQQGLQHYLNFVARFPDVKSLAEADTDEVLLYWKGLGYYSRAINLQYAARQIMQDFGGTFPTNHKDILKLKGIGKYTAAAICSISYQLPYPAIDGNFYRVFSRFFADDFDISKSNAFDYFSELTKDLVPKDNPGDFNQAIMDLGSGICKPKQPSCELCPLSKDCVAFNTGTIDKFPVKIKKVKTEDIKLKYYFIHHNDSFVVKKRDRSSIWKNLYDFPEFLPEHLEEYISNHSTIKHKLTHKNLEIEFVTVTLPSAKLLEQFAHDHNFNFIDYESSQQKSFPKPLENYIDKTFNK; encoded by the coding sequence TTGAAAATAAACAAACAAAACCCTGATTTTCTAAACATTGGCTTTAGAATACTCCAATGGTACAAACAAAACGCTAGAGACCTACCTTGGAGAGCTACTACAAACCCTTATAATATATGGATTTGTGAGATTATTTTACAACAAACCCAAGTACAGCAAGGTCTTCAGCATTACCTTAATTTTGTAGCTAGATTTCCTGATGTAAAATCTTTAGCAGAAGCCGATACAGACGAGGTACTCCTCTACTGGAAAGGCTTAGGTTATTACTCTAGAGCCATCAATCTACAATATGCTGCTAGGCAAATCATGCAAGATTTTGGAGGAACATTCCCTACCAATCACAAAGACATTCTAAAACTAAAAGGTATAGGAAAATACACCGCCGCTGCCATTTGCAGTATATCATACCAGTTGCCCTACCCTGCCATAGATGGTAATTTTTACCGTGTGTTCTCTAGATTTTTTGCTGATGATTTTGACATTTCAAAATCTAATGCGTTTGATTATTTTTCAGAACTCACCAAAGACCTCGTCCCTAAAGATAACCCTGGCGATTTCAACCAAGCAATTATGGATTTAGGTTCTGGCATTTGCAAACCTAAACAGCCTTCGTGTGAGCTGTGTCCTTTAAGTAAAGATTGTGTCGCTTTTAATACAGGGACAATAGATAAATTTCCTGTCAAAATAAAAAAGGTAAAAACCGAAGACATAAAACTAAAATACTACTTTATCCATCACAATGATTCTTTTGTAGTAAAGAAACGCGACCGCTCTTCTATTTGGAAAAATCTTTATGATTTCCCAGAGTTTTTACCTGAACATTTAGAAGAGTACATCTCCAACCACAGTACTATTAAACACAAACTCACACACAAAAACTTAGAAATAGAGTTTGTTACTGTTACCTTACCTAGTGCTAAGCTATTAGAACAATTTGCTCACGACCATAACTTCAATTTTATAGATTATGAAAGTTCGCAACAAAAATCGTTTCCGAAGCCTTTAGAAAACTACATTGATAAAACTTTCAACAAATAG
- a CDS encoding HU family DNA-binding protein — MTKAELVNTISNKLGIEKNDTQKVIEAFMQEIRGSLYEGNNVYLRGFGSFIIKTRAAKTGRNISKNTAIEIPAHNIPAFKPSKSFAERVKTKVPVKD, encoded by the coding sequence ATGACAAAAGCAGAATTGGTAAATACCATATCGAACAAGTTGGGTATTGAGAAGAATGATACGCAGAAAGTAATAGAGGCTTTTATGCAGGAGATAAGAGGTTCTCTTTATGAAGGTAATAATGTTTACTTAAGAGGTTTTGGATCTTTCATTATTAAGACTCGTGCTGCTAAAACAGGAAGAAATATCTCTAAAAATACAGCTATAGAAATTCCTGCACATAACATTCCAGCGTTTAAACCATCTAAATCTTTTGCAGAAAGAGTAAAAACTAAAGTTCCAGTAAAGGATTAA
- a CDS encoding glucokinase: protein MPFQNKFPLHLPGEKSTENQNISLVAADVKQKDTTLGYYVSENGKLELKAKKEYNTQDFGLFSDILNLFLEEHSLSKPSRISIAVPGPVLNGKCTTENLPFDLDIELIRSRTEVEHITLINDLEAMAYGLKGTEDKDFCTLHKNSSTTKGNVAILAPGRGLGEAGMFWDGECLRPFATEGGHSEFSPRAEDELELYRFLKAIHGIVSWESVLSHEGLFNVYRFVRDMRRQEEPEWLTQKLEKGDSHEVIIDAALNGENRACALTVEAYVDFIAREASNLVLKLKATGGLILAGSLAVKIEALLKMPSFYQTFVISDKMENILKSTPIYLLKNENAILTGAAYYGAFGRH from the coding sequence ATGCCTTTTCAAAATAAATTTCCACTCCATTTACCTGGAGAAAAATCAACTGAAAACCAAAACATAAGCCTCGTTGCTGCTGATGTAAAACAGAAGGATACTACCCTAGGTTACTATGTTTCTGAGAACGGAAAATTAGAATTAAAAGCAAAAAAAGAATACAATACCCAAGATTTTGGGCTTTTCAGTGATATTCTCAACCTTTTCTTAGAAGAGCATAGCTTAAGTAAACCCTCTAGAATTTCTATAGCAGTACCAGGACCTGTTTTAAATGGCAAATGCACTACCGAAAACCTTCCTTTTGATTTAGATATAGAACTCATTAGAAGCAGAACCGAGGTAGAACACATTACCCTTATCAACGACTTAGAAGCAATGGCTTATGGGCTTAAAGGCACGGAAGATAAAGACTTCTGCACTCTGCACAAAAACAGCAGCACTACTAAAGGCAATGTAGCTATTTTAGCTCCAGGGAGAGGTTTAGGTGAAGCAGGAATGTTTTGGGACGGAGAATGCTTACGCCCTTTTGCAACCGAAGGTGGACACTCCGAATTTTCTCCTAGAGCAGAAGACGAGCTAGAGCTTTACCGTTTTTTAAAAGCAATACACGGCATTGTAAGTTGGGAGTCAGTGTTATCTCATGAGGGGTTATTTAATGTGTACCGTTTTGTAAGAGATATGAGACGCCAAGAAGAACCAGAATGGCTTACACAAAAACTAGAAAAAGGAGACTCCCACGAGGTCATCATAGATGCGGCACTCAACGGCGAAAACAGAGCTTGTGCTTTAACCGTAGAGGCGTATGTTGATTTCATTGCAAGAGAAGCGAGTAACCTAGTCCTAAAACTAAAAGCAACGGGAGGGCTTATTTTAGCGGGAAGCCTTGCAGTAAAGATAGAGGCACTACTCAAAATGCCAAGTTTCTACCAAACTTTTGTGATTAGCGACAAAATGGAAAACATCTTAAAGAGTACCCCTATCTATCTTCTAAAGAATGAGAATGCCATTCTTACAGGAGCGGCTTACTACGGTGCTTTTGGGAGACACTAG
- a CDS encoding PfkB family carbohydrate kinase codes for MKLLAVGTVAFDAIETPFGKTDKTLGGAATYIGLAASVMEASVGLVSVVGGDFPQEELDMMLRKNINIDGVEIIPNGKTFFWSGKYHSDLNVRDTVSTELNVLENFDPKIPEKAQEAEVLLLGNLHPAVQMSVLNKMKNRPKLVILDTMNFWMKHTWDLLLDIISKIDIICINDEEARQLSGEYSLVKAAQKIRKMGPQFIIIKKGEHGALLFDKNQIFAIPALPLEDVFDPTGAGDSFAGGFAAHLAKTQDYSFENMKTALMMGSAIASFTVEKFGTERLANISETMLKERIQEFKKLTAFEVKL; via the coding sequence ATGAAACTTTTAGCTGTAGGAACTGTTGCTTTTGATGCCATAGAAACCCCTTTTGGAAAAACCGACAAAACACTAGGTGGTGCTGCTACTTATATAGGGTTAGCCGCTTCTGTAATGGAAGCTAGTGTAGGGCTTGTTTCTGTGGTAGGAGGAGATTTCCCTCAAGAAGAATTAGATATGATGCTGCGTAAAAACATCAATATTGATGGGGTAGAAATTATCCCTAACGGAAAAACTTTCTTTTGGTCAGGGAAATACCATAGCGACTTAAATGTTAGAGATACCGTATCTACAGAACTGAATGTTCTTGAAAACTTTGACCCAAAAATCCCAGAAAAAGCTCAAGAGGCAGAGGTATTACTATTAGGAAACTTGCACCCTGCGGTACAAATGTCGGTTCTTAACAAAATGAAAAACCGCCCCAAGCTCGTTATCCTAGACACTATGAATTTTTGGATGAAGCATACTTGGGATTTATTATTAGACATTATTTCTAAAATAGACATCATTTGCATTAACGACGAAGAGGCTAGACAACTTTCTGGAGAATATTCATTAGTAAAAGCCGCTCAAAAAATCCGAAAGATGGGACCTCAATTTATCATCATTAAAAAAGGAGAACACGGAGCTTTACTCTTTGATAAAAACCAAATCTTTGCAATTCCTGCTTTACCTTTAGAAGATGTGTTTGACCCTACAGGTGCGGGAGACTCTTTTGCTGGAGGTTTTGCAGCCCACCTTGCTAAAACCCAAGATTACAGCTTTGAAAATATGAAAACTGCTCTAATGATGGGGTCTGCTATTGCTTCTTTTACGGTAGAAAAATTCGGTACAGAAAGACTTGCCAATATATCAGAAACTATGCTTAAAGAAAGAATACAAGAATTTAAAAAGTTAACTGCCTTTGAAGTAAAACTTTAA
- a CDS encoding IS982-like element ISRa1 family transposase: MNNLEQIYERILEVLGLFSENQLISYQRRTPKMSDLEVISLNITAEYLSIDSELQLFRKLPNSLINKIERSVYNKRKRRLSLQTEQIRQRISMEFNEFEDIFIVDSMPMKVCENARSTRSKICKEQSYSSPTYGYCASQKLYFYGYKLHAVCSLNGVIKNFDISPASVHDIHYLKDIGEQMRNCTLIGDRGYLSAKVQIDLFNYANIKLDTPMRSNQKDYIPQFSLYKKKRKRIETFFSQLCDQFMIKRNYAKTFEGFKTRIISKITAATVIQYINKFIFQRKLNHLKISII; the protein is encoded by the coding sequence ATGAACAACTTAGAGCAAATATATGAAAGAATTTTGGAAGTTTTAGGACTTTTTTCAGAAAATCAACTGATTAGTTATCAGAGAAGAACACCTAAAATGAGCGATTTAGAAGTCATAAGTCTTAATATTACTGCTGAATACTTGAGTATTGATAGCGAATTACAGTTATTTAGAAAATTGCCAAACTCTCTGATAAACAAAATTGAAAGAAGTGTTTACAATAAGCGAAAACGAAGACTATCCCTACAAACAGAGCAAATTAGACAGCGTATTTCGATGGAGTTCAATGAGTTTGAAGATATTTTTATCGTTGATAGCATGCCAATGAAAGTTTGTGAAAACGCTCGTTCTACTCGTTCAAAAATTTGTAAAGAGCAATCCTATTCTTCACCAACATATGGTTATTGTGCTTCACAGAAATTATATTTCTATGGCTATAAACTACACGCAGTATGTTCTTTAAATGGTGTGATTAAGAATTTTGATATAAGCCCTGCATCCGTTCACGACATCCACTATTTAAAAGATATTGGTGAGCAAATGCGAAACTGTACTTTAATTGGAGATAGAGGCTATTTATCAGCAAAAGTTCAAATAGATTTATTTAACTATGCTAATATTAAATTAGATACACCAATGAGAAGTAATCAGAAAGATTATATTCCTCAATTTTCATTGTACAAGAAAAAGCGAAAACGAATTGAGACATTTTTCTCTCAACTTTGCGACCAATTTATGATTAAAAGAAACTATGCTAAAACTTTTGAAGGCTTTAAAACAAGGATAATCAGTAAAATAACCGCCGCAACGGTTATTCAATATATCAATAAATTTATCTTCCAAAGAAAATTAAATCATCTAAAAATCAGTATTATTTAA
- the cas13b gene encoding type VI-B CRISPR-associated RNA-guided ribonuclease Cas13b, whose translation MEKPLPPNVYTLKHKFFWGAFLNIARHNAFITICHINEQLGLKIPSNDDKIADVVCGTWNNILNNDHDLLKKSQLTELILKHFPFLAAMCYHPPKKEGKKKGSQKEQQKEKENEAQSQAEALNPSELIKALETLVNQLHNLRNYYSHYKHKKPDAEKDIFKHLYKAFDASLRMVKEDYKAHFTVNLTRDFAHLNRKGKNKQDNPKFDRYRFEKDGFFTESGLLFFTNLFLDKRDAYWMLKKVSGFKASHKQSEKMTTEVFCRSRILLPKLRLESRYDHNQMLLDMLSELSRCPKLLYEKLSEENKKHFQVEADGFLDEIEEEQNPFKDALIRHQDRFPYFALRYLDLNESFKSINSLCILNNTDF comes from the coding sequence ATGGAAAAACCTTTACCACCGAATGTTTACACACTGAAACACAAGTTCTTTTGGGGAGCCTTCCTTAACATTGCAAGGCATAATGCTTTTATCACCATTTGCCATATCAACGAACAGTTGGGGCTTAAGATCCCTTCAAATGATGACAAAATCGCAGATGTTGTCTGTGGGACATGGAATAACATACTCAACAACGACCACGATTTACTCAAAAAGAGCCAACTAACGGAGCTTATCCTAAAACATTTCCCGTTCCTTGCGGCAATGTGCTACCACCCTCCTAAAAAAGAGGGAAAAAAGAAAGGTAGCCAAAAAGAGCAGCAGAAAGAGAAAGAAAATGAAGCCCAATCCCAAGCGGAGGCTCTTAATCCAAGCGAATTGATTAAGGCATTAGAAACCCTTGTAAATCAACTCCACAATCTTAGGAACTACTATAGCCACTACAAACACAAAAAACCCGATGCAGAAAAAGATATTTTTAAACATCTTTACAAAGCCTTTGACGCTTCTTTACGAATGGTAAAAGAGGATTACAAAGCCCACTTTACCGTCAACCTCACTCGGGACTTTGCCCATCTAAACAGAAAAGGTAAGAACAAGCAAGACAACCCTAAATTCGATCGTTACCGCTTCGAAAAAGACGGCTTTTTTACAGAATCAGGGCTATTGTTTTTCACTAATCTGTTCTTGGATAAACGCGATGCCTACTGGATGCTGAAAAAAGTCAGTGGTTTTAAAGCCAGTCATAAACAAAGCGAAAAAATGACTACCGAAGTGTTTTGCAGAAGCCGTATACTCCTTCCTAAACTAAGGTTAGAGAGCCGATACGACCATAACCAAATGCTCTTGGATATGCTTTCTGAACTGAGCCGTTGCCCTAAACTGCTCTATGAAAAACTCTCCGAAGAGAATAAAAAACATTTTCAGGTAGAAGCTGATGGCTTTTTGGACGAAATTGAGGAGGAGCAAAACCCTTTTAAAGATGCCTTAATCAGACATCAAGACCGTTTCCCTTATTTTGCTCTACGCTATCTAGACCTCAATGAGTCTTTTAAGTCTATAAACTCGTTGTGCATTTTAAATAATACTGATTTTTAG
- the gldD gene encoding gliding motility lipoprotein GldD produces MFKVITLSIILVFTLIGCKGETLPKPKGELRLEYPKVHYQPFNNTCNYTFEFSDFAKVTPAKQRECWFNLSYPKMKANVFLTYFPIKNDFQLHVKEAEKMVYEHTIKASAIETKSFSYPEKRVFGNFYELKGESASNIQFFITDSTHHFITGNLYFNSRPKPDSLAPAVEYIKTDILHLIETFQWKK; encoded by the coding sequence ATGTTTAAAGTTATCACACTTTCCATTATCCTAGTCTTTACTCTCATCGGATGTAAAGGCGAAACCTTACCCAAACCTAAAGGAGAGCTCCGCTTAGAGTATCCCAAAGTACATTACCAGCCCTTTAACAATACTTGTAATTATACTTTTGAGTTCTCAGATTTTGCTAAGGTAACACCAGCTAAACAGAGAGAATGTTGGTTTAACCTCAGCTATCCTAAAATGAAAGCTAATGTGTTTTTAACCTACTTCCCTATAAAAAACGACTTTCAACTACACGTAAAGGAAGCTGAAAAAATGGTTTACGAACACACCATAAAAGCCAGTGCCATAGAAACCAAATCTTTTAGCTATCCCGAGAAAAGAGTATTTGGTAACTTTTACGAACTAAAGGGCGAGTCTGCATCTAACATTCAGTTTTTTATCACAGACAGCACTCATCATTTTATAACGGGAAATTTATATTTTAACTCTCGTCCCAAACCAGACTCTCTTGCCCCTGCGGTAGAATACATAAAAACAGATATACTCCACTTGATAGAAACCTTCCAGTGGAAGAAATAA